The following DNA comes from Papaver somniferum cultivar HN1 chromosome 4, ASM357369v1, whole genome shotgun sequence.
CAAGCTATTGATGATAGCCATTCTCAGGAAGCTTAGCTTAGAGCCTTTCCCATGCATGTCTGTCCCGGCAAGCCGAAAAGAGCTCTATTGTGCGTTtgttttttccatatttttctttctttctttctttttctttttcatttttttttggggtatctcaatcactctatttgaccctagcagtggtaacaacttgaatcgtgagccccaccaaatcacttagaaaagcatattttaaaaagaaaacaaaataagaacagaagtgaaaatgactcaacgatatattgcgaaactaccatgttatttctaacacctgagctttgtgcttttatgattagactctttagatgtttccatctaatcagattggttcctcaactcctacaaccaagatgcatccatccacttagatcggttagtgccatccttaataagcaaaaatttctaggctctggagtttaacataatgcaactaaaaagtttctcccatacccccaaacttaaatctaacattgtcctcaatgttctaaagataaaatttaaagcatgaacaaggagaaactattaccatttgatgcaaaagagttaaggaaagatattaccatgttgcatgagcatgggttacctcccaagaagtgctaagtttaaagtcttcagccagactaagaaaaaaaattaatcaccttgaatcatatagcaataatgGAAACAATTTTGGATCATCTGCATCAAAAAGTGTTATCacagacaaaaggaaactgcaacaaaccaagaaagtgaataaacatagcacacccttgcctagtttcctgtttaaaacaactacatcaagttttggttcaggttcaggttcaataaaggggtctaaataaaatattttcatgggttgcacctcctcataagtaagatcTGAAATATCAGGTTTTAAGGTCtggaaaaatttagaagcacacaataataacctgaataattgaggatcctctaagtcaatcagattttacttacacagctgaccacaatgagagtggtgatcttccttaaacaagtatgtcgattctaatctcctaaagtaattaggtttagtctcaaaacttaatattcgacacatttgaaaatcaaacattcccacatttagaacaaaaatatttggtgggaaaacaaagtcaatctgggtatcatagcctgggtaaaccacatcaaccagaggatgggtttctaacaactgaaatttcttgtggacatcactaggttcaggaaaacgtgtatgaagataatcttgtaaaatggttgaggcacatatgtcaagtcccaagtgagggatctctgtaagagctaaaggtaaggcacaaggagaatgataatcatccccaaacttagagttttgtgtgtctctagaaagactagtcacaacttccctaatttcaaggtcatctaattcagaaaaatggtcaattgattcttctaagtcaggtacatccccactcatctcgacgagttcattttcttttcctaagtctattgtttctaaatcgctagactcaaaatatactcgttcctctaaaccattattagcttcgtaatcaaaaggaaatactacatcgtctaaaacggggttctctattcaaatcctcgtccttttgaataggtgaataattattaaaattatttggatttgaactagaaataatattattattaagctcagttggagtagcaaattcctgatcactatgcctatttatttcaaattcttcatcaacactatcctcatcataatcattataataacatgaaaatggttgaacctcatctaaacatcaAGTAGTGTTActaattatatcctcgtcatcttgattatgcaaataactatcctcattttcaagggtattattggagacactgtaatgaaaattaagattatttcgagcaattctttcgttcatctcaactatcagcttgagggattcctctgaagaaagttttctttcgtcataaactaagttattcatctcagctatcctacgtgtcgactcttctaatttcctgagagactcttctaaaggagaaatataagaattttgctcatatgaccggtgcgtatgtggatagtaattgggctcaccatggtatggaccataatcctcaaaaggctgatgttcccaaccattatttaCACTATATTGGTCAAAGTAGTatcgtccattttgaaactcggtcggatattcattgtattggatattgtaataccagttcgacattctactgcaggggtgtgagttgtcacacaaaataaaacccactgacaggagattcgtgggtggatagagtcttacctcccgtaccagacgggcgatgaaccgttgaagtcgactcaggccaccgactccaatgtcagtttcatccatctatcccaagatcgcaatggagtttggtgaattttgaaatccactggagaggttggaTGCTCATTTTTTTGGAGTCagagccttattacacattctggagaagatcgacggtactattgggtggatacatgcgagagcatctaccttgagttctcctggcttgccttgctgttgattataactattggagattgctttgttgccattaatggTTGCTCTACCACCGCtgacaaatgacgaagaggagccggaCGCTGCAGacaaaagcacggatccggacgagcaataaaaacagaagagggtcgatacccctttccATACGAACGTAgtttctagagattgaacagaagCAGGATTCCtccttgctccatgaacgagaatagatgactgggcgaaTCACACTCATGATCCATAGACGAACAAGccgtgtgccaatatctccgctccatgaccaaACCAACAGCGCGCCATCACGAGGAACACCAACCGCTCAACTTGCAATGATCCGTGGTCAGGCCAGCGCCAACACTCCGAGCGCCAACATCAACAGTCTGTGGTCGAAGTTACGGTACCATCAACACCGTCTCCATCCTCCAGCTCCACGGTCGAGCCAAAGTTTCAACGTCATCTCTACCTGTCCCGTGGTCAAGAGAACGACgctgtttccaccattccatggactgaagccgtttccaccattccgcggactgaagccagtttccaccattccgcggactgaatccagtttccaccattccgtggACTGGAGCCAGTTTCCGCCATTCCGTGACCTAGCCAAAGGAGCGCCTTCTTCACCGCTCAAAGCAACACAATCTCCACGCGCTCCACCAGAAAAATGACGCCATCTCCGCCCGTTTCACAGCCTAGCAAGCCAACGCTCAATTGGCCTTTCCAAGCGAGCCACgccattggcccttccaagctagtCATGCCATTGATCCTTCCAAGCTATTCATCCCATTGGACCTTCCAAGCTAGCCTCGCCATCGGCCATTCCAAGCAAGCCAACGCTCCATTGGCCTTTCCAAGCTAACCAcgccatccacctttccgtaACCATTCAAAGCAACACCATCTTGGCCGTTCAAGACATCGCCATCTTCATGCATTCCGTAACCTAGCCAGCTAGCAACATTCGCCGCTCCGCGGACCAATTCGCAGTACCACCTCTGCCGTttagtagccaaagttgcagtgCTGAGGCCAACACCCAATGaccaaaccaaatttatgcgaaaTCGCCGATGCAAGGATCGCAGGTTCTTCGTACCTCCTGGCAAAGGTTATCCAAATCTCCCtgaaaatctcttcatgacttgttgtttcgattttatcctcttctgtcaccatctcatgcttaccccgcaacaatgccactgttcggagctaagcaggggacctaatgttgatggtggtttttagcttagggttaaaatcgtaaaaccttgcatctgatgtgtcGTCACTCtacaaggaaacagagccacgtgtgctaacctctccactggcatatttattgagccgctcaatatacttacatgaaatttatccagactggcgaatcccaaatgttctgtaaatttcggcgcctcgcgtatgttcacttaatataagttcctctgaatACCTTCTATGCTATATTctccagctgaactcttaatgttgatatggcattacgatttgtgttcactcgcagcagagttgcacgaatctccaagtatcaataataagatctttgcataaggtattcaatcagaaaaacatgctgctctctggcaacgaacttaaaaaaGCTCTGCgtcgacacatagaattcagtcaatcgtcctaactaacttgcagaagttagggtttcgcgcctcgcgcaatataccaAAATTTCCTTGTCAATACTAAGCCTAAGCAAACtaagtaattaatccgccatggattagcaggtgcaaaacctcgctcagaataagaaaaaaacagggagccgcaacaacaaaaagaggcgtggccatgcccaAGGCTATCTagcgccattggccacgccccgaccctatttcctcgaccaatcaggtcgctttaaacgcgccacactctcaccagaagtatagtcgcgccttatgtttggacgACCCCCTTTTTGGGACAATCAAGTTGCtctgaacttgccaccatacattaaaggccaaacacaccctgccgcgccaccatattggtcggcatgccaacatgccactctaccacgACAACTTCAGAACATGCCAACTTTGCAACATCCAACTTCGCACTATGCCAACTTCGCAACATGCTACCTCGCAAATATGCCACTTCGTGACAACCTTCCATAAATAGCCACCCATGGCAAGTCCTActcctgtggtcgtttccacactatggccttgccatagttcctttggtatagccatggcgccatttgcacaaatgTAGCATCATGCCGCAACCGCATGCcacgtgcactaattagggtttcgacatgccaaaccctaatttgggcaaattgctaccaaagccaaataacgtttcccagaagcaaagggattggcgtGGAAACAAGGCCAATGTTTCCACGTCACATGTGGGTCTGACTCCACGACgccaagttttggccacgccaaaccctaattcttccacggctcctttgccacgccaagccctaattcttccacggcgccttggccacgccaagccctaattcttccacggcgaTTCTTCCATGGCACCTTggcaacgccaagccctaattcttccacggcgccttggccacgccaagccctaattctttcacggcgccaaaccctaactttggacacggagccaatttttagctttggccatgccgcaacatcactggcataccgccatgccacagctacgccattggcatgccgctatgccgtggctacgccactggcattcCATTAGCATGTGGCtgacgccacttcgctatacaacaagatgtggccataatcaatggtcatccttcttcatgagatgcgatctcagccatcaaagttctccaccaaaccggtaagctcgcgacaagttttatgcgactagccaaaacgatcctagaatcacatgctatttacctgcggcaagcctctctattttaacttgccacacgtagcaaaatgctacatgttttccatgaaaacactcgagacatcaaaatatgtgataaactgggggatgatcgtcagggtgttggtctggcggtttacaacgtgtggcgtgtaatgcgcccgttacaacaaagtgtcatgaagtgggataaTTAATGGTGGTGAaattaacggtgtaaacaattcatttccttcatcatggaagcgtaatgactggcggttacacgaattcacttccctcatcatggaagcataacgtctgacagttacacattactcttttcttccaccactcaattgtttccacttcctacgagaccatggtacgtttcactatgacttgtataaataggtctcacctatttctaccaaacaacaagttttggtcaggagaacaatacaacatccagaaatcatctgatagctttctcactcagctagccagttcaaatttctgatacaagtcgcaaaacacccacacttccagaatcaactattctggtccgaacactttcttcgcttccctccctaagagcaaccctcctccttcactttgtgaccgaaacaagcctggaacggccatttcttggtttaggccaggattgtacagattgatctctcgaatcaaaagtattcccgtgcaatacattgtttagggtttagatttgtttctcatccacacacacccaaaattaccaaaatcagcagaaacggttttcacccataaacaatatgATATCCTAATATATGATTAACCACAACACACCCACAAAATAGAAAATACAAAGCGTACTTGTAAAACAAACTAAATGCACAAAAGCAACACTCAAACGTAATAAAACAATATTTTAAGCTATTAATAGTTGAAAATGAACAAAAATCGTTTGAAAAATTAAGCAAATCAGAGCTTTTGGTACTTAAACTCCCCGCGCCAATCTTCAGATTACTTTCCCGAAAACTATGGCCTCTTCATTGAGAATTGCTTTAGCGTTTGCTATTAGTATTCCCTTGCAGTATGGTTAGAGCATTTGACACCATGTTAGTAGTACCTCTGCCCAAATCCTTATACTATGCTAATAACCATGTATAACCCCAGAGGTAATGTTTTCCTTCTATCAAGTCCTGTCCtgaatttacttttatattcacTTTCTCTTCGCATGTTCTTCATCAACACAAGCTTCTTTCCCAATTAACTCCTTTCTTTTTCCTttgttatcattttttttttccgagtccttggtatttctaactttaaCTGCCTTTGCTTTCATGTCAAGATTTAGACACTGTAAGTTAATATCCATTCTCTGTCTTTTTCCATTACCCTTATTCACTTTTTCTTTATCAATCAAATTCTTAAATTCACTTGATAACTGATTAATCTTTTTCCGGTTTTTGGCTTTGTGCTTTTTCTATTCTACATATCCTTTAGCTTCTTGTTTTGTTCCCTCCACCACAGGAGTATTTCTTACGGCCGTTGGAGTTTCAATTCTTACAGTTAAAATCTGAAAGATGTGCTATCCACATACAATAATTACATACGAAAACAAGTGAAGAGTTtactttgaaatttgaatttcttcCGGCATTTTTGCTGCAAATCTCACTAATGTCCATAACCTTGACACCCCATGTAAAATAAGTTCAAAAAGTTTGGGGTTAGAATATCCCGCCACTTCCGATTATATTCTCTTAAAATCCACAATCCGGATGAAGCCTTCTAAATGAACTCTAACCGTAGATAACAATAAAACTCAATTTTTAAATGAATTTAACCGTTGATAACAATACCGATCCGCTATGAGACTATTTAAACTAGTAAAAAGCCGTCGATACACCAAAGAATAAAAACCTATGATCTGTATGACTCCTTTTAAATCATTATGGACCGTTGATAAGAacccaaaagaaatcacaatccCGCCCAAAAAGTAGTCTTTCTCCTCTATAAATCTCTATTCCCAAAtcccaaatcttcacaaattaaAATTTCTTTCAATTCTCTCTGAAATCCTAGCAATCAGATCTCAAATCTCTGAAATTTCTTCAAAAATGGCTCGTACTAAGCAAACAGCAAGGAAATCAACAGGAGGAAAAGCCCCAAGGAAGCAATTAGCAACAAAAGCCGCTCGTAAATCTGCACCAGCAACCGGAGGAGTGAAGAAACCTCACAGATTCAGGCCAGGAACTGTCGCTCTTCGTGAGATCAGGAAATACCAAAAGAGTACTGAACTACTGATCCGTAAACTACCATTTCAGCGCTTGGTTCGTGAGATAGCTCAAGATTTCAAAACTGATTTGAGGTTTCAGAGTTCAGCAGTTGCAGCTCTACAAGAGGCAGCTGAAGCTTATCTTGTTGGATTATTTGAAGATACTAATCTCTGTGCGATTCATGCTAAAAGGGTTACTATTATGCCGAAGGATATTCAACTTGCCAGGAGAATTAGAGGTGAACGTGCTTGAAAAAGGGGAAGGGTCTTACCTAATTTCTGTTCTATCTTTTTGGGGGTTTTCTGTGaaaatttaggtttttttattttgGGATGTTTAACTGTGTGTTCTAATTTGATAGATTTAATGGAATATATTCACAGTTTTGGCATTTAATGTTTTGCtgctttgatttgattttgttctGAAACTCTAATTTTGATTGGATTCAATCCATCATGAGACTATACACCAATACTGGATCCCCATTTAATGGAATTGAGATCTGTGTTTTTATTTTGGATGTTTGACTGTGTATTCTTCTGATTAGATAGATCTAATGGAATATATGTTCACAGTTTCGGATTTTAATGTTTTGCCTCTCTGATTTGATTTTGTTCTGTAACTCTAATTTTGGTTGGATTCAATCCAAAATGAGTGTATACACCAGTACCTGTCCGCATTTAGGCTTAATATGCTAGACCTGTTGCTGTAATTCCTCGcagttttgagttttaggtactgaGGGATTTGACCTATAGCATTTGAGGCAGCGAGGCAGCTAATGCAATTGTCAATGCTTTCTGCTCAACCCAATTTGATAACCTTAGAAATTGGATTCTCAGAAGTTGGTGTCATAACCCAAATTGAGATGATATACTTCAATACCTGAATAGTCAAGCTGATGTGCTGTGCTTGAGAAATTGCAGTTTTTTGTATTTGTCATCTCTAAGGGATCTTACTATTACCAAATTGGATGTTGTGCTGTGTCTTGGTGTTGGTGATGATTTTTTTGATGTTAACGAAGCTGGTCAAATTCACCATGAGTGACTTGCATTACCTGGAGGCTGGAGATGTGGTGCATATCACAATCACTGTCTACTTTATATCTCCATTCAAGAACCTCTTGAGAGTTGCCTGTATTTGGAGCGACTTCATTACTTGTTTCTTTCCTTCAGTCAAAGAATACAAACTGGATGGTGCCACATTGATAAGCAGGTCAGTAGTTGAATTAGTTATTATTAGcttatttttcaaattttatttCGTCCTTTTGAAATTGCAGAGGTTTATGAATGCATTCTTGAATTGCTTTTGAAACTTGATTTGCACAGGCACACACAAAATCAGATGTCAGGTTTTATTGCTCATATGTCTCACTGAATATATTGGCAAGCACCCCTAGTGTAGGCATATGATGTTTGCAGTTAGAAACTTGTATAGCCTGTATTTTTGAATACTTTTTCAAAGTGAAGTAGCGGGGATATAAATCACATGATATCCTTGTTTTAAGCTGAAATTCTCTTTCGTGTTTTCCATTGTACGAGTAAGGATTTCTCGAAAATTGAAGAGATATAATGGTTTTATGTGATTATTGTTCATCTTTATGGTTTCTTGTGCGACCTCCAAACTGAAGGCTTTGCAAGTCGAAGGCCTGCCCCCTTCTTCTACCAAATTCCTTCTGTCTTAATGCACAGTTAGAACATTGGCTGAAGTTTATGGCCTTTGATGTTCACTTATAGCTGTGGAGAGGTCTAGTATAGACTAAAGTTTTCATAGTTTCTGCAAAAAATGTATGTTTGTAGCTTAAGGGAACAATGATCTGTCCATTTCTAAGATCACACTGTTGAATTGGGTTtgatttgtttataaatcttgATCTGAAAAGGCTTCTCTATAATCACACGGTTTCAAAATGTATTGCACTTGTTTCTCCTTATTGACAGATTTAATTGCTTGTTAT
Coding sequences within:
- the LOC113275199 gene encoding histone H3.2, which produces MARTKQTARKSTGGKAPRKQLATKAARKSAPATGGVKKPHRFRPGTVALREIRKYQKSTELLIRKLPFQRLVREIAQDFKTDLRFQSSAVAALQEAAEAYLVGLFEDTNLCAIHAKRVTIMPKDIQLARRIRGERA